The window GTCTTGGGCGCTCCGGCGCTGATCGGCACGGTCGACAGCAGCTCGCCGTCCCGGCGGACCTCCATGGTGTGCGCGGCCGCGTCCACCGTGGAGATCTGGGAGCGGCCGACGGTGAAGGTGATGCTCTTGTCCTGGATGCCGTACGAGCCGGACGCGCCCTCGACGTCGCGCAGGTTCATCTTCACGGTGACCCGGGTGCCGGGCTTCCAGTACGCCTTGGGCCGGAAGTCGAGCCGCTCCTTGCCGAACCAGTGGCCGACGACCGGCACGGCGGGGTCGGAGGTGACGGTGATGGCCCGTTCGACTTCCGCGCGGCGCTCGATGGCGCGGCTGAACTTGAAGGAGACGATCATGCCGGTGCCGACGGTCGAGCGGTTCTCGGGCTTGAAGTAGCCGATGAAGCGCTCCTCGGGAACGTAGGTGGTGAAGGTGGTGTGCCGGGCCTGGCGGCGGTTGTGCCCGTCGAGGGCGACGGCGTCCACGGTGTACTTGGCCGCGAGGGCGAGCCGGCCGTGCTCCGGGTCGGGGCTCCAGCTGAGCCCGTCGGCGGCGATGGCGCCGGGGACCTGCTCCTGCTGGGCGTCCTCCACCTTGGTGACCACGACCCGCTCCAGCCGGCCCTCGGGCACGGTGACCGTCAGCCGTCCGTCGGCCTGGACCCCCTTGGCGTTGTCGTCGGGGGTGATGCGGATGGCGTCGTCCGGCGAGC of the Streptomyces sp. NBC_01294 genome contains:
- a CDS encoding L,D-transpeptidase, with product MTRRAGAGLAAVAAWAGLLGGLAGCTKDGKSPVEIQLPGKPRSPDDAIRITPDDNAKGVQADGRLTVTVPEGRLERVVVTKVEDAQQEQVPGAIAADGLSWSPDPEHGRLALAAKYTVDAVALDGHNRRQARHTTFTTYVPEERFIGYFKPENRSTVGTGMIVSFKFSRAIERRAEVERAITVTSDPAVPVVGHWFGKERLDFRPKAYWKPGTRVTVKMNLRDVEGASGSYGIQDKSITFTVGRSQISTVDAAAHTMEVRRDGELLSTVPISAGAPKTTTYNGKMVVMELFDVTRMNGQTVGFGGEYDIPDVPHAMRLTSSGTFLHGNYWSSPDTFGTTNVSHGCVGLRDDKGGGSDTPAGWFFDRTLIGDVVEVVNSQDKTVAADNGLGGWNMSWADWVAGSAIA